The DNA segment TACTTCTCTTATGCTTACTGCACCAAAGCGAAGGTAGGGGCTTATGTTTGACGTACCCTCTAAGGCAGGGAAATTACGGGTGTCTTCATAATTGCTAATCAACTTATCAGAAACCGTGTAAGGAGCAGGTTTTATATTTGCCTCTTTAAAGCCAATATCGGTAAGGCTTAAAAAAGGGTAGGAGTGTTTTACAAATTTTGTAGCTTCACTTTCAGTATTATACTCTTGTAGTGCTTCTTCATTAAAATGTGTTTTCCATTTTTTCATATAAGGAGTATATACTACATAAGGGGTGCCATCATCTTTAACTACTTCATTTTTTTCGAAAACTACTTGATCTTTAAAGGTTTTAAAAGCAATATTTTCTTGGTCGAGTTGTTCTCCTATTGCTTTATCGCGCTGTAGTGCATAAGGCTCATAGTCATGATTGGTATAAACAGCTTTAATATTGTTTTCTTGATCCAGTTTTGTAAATACACTTTCGGGTGTATCATAAAACACTGCTAATGAACTATTATAGTGTTGAAGTTTCTCTTGTAGTTGTTGTAATAAACTATGTATAAAAGTAACTCGCGCATCATCTTTAGGTAATTCGCTAAGTATATTTTTATCAAAAATAAATATAGGTAACACTTCATCTCCCGATGTTAGGGCTTCATATAATCCTTTATTATCTTCCAGACGCAAATCGCGCCTAAACCAGAATATTGTCATAAATAACTTTTCTTATTTCATTTCTCCAAATAGCTCTATGAGCTTCTTTTCTCTGTAATCAAAAATTTCTTTTAGTTTTGGTTTTACCATAATAGGGTGCATCATATCACCTAATATCCCCATGGGTAATTTATAGTGTACAATGTCTTCCATCTCTACACCTCCGGGTATTTCTTTAACGAAATGTTTATGATGCCAAAACTTATATGGACCAAAGCGTTGTTCATCTACAAAAAAATCCGAATCTTTTACGTGAGTAATTTCGGTAACCCATTGCATTCTTAATCCAAGTAGGGGAGAGATGGTGTAATGTATTATTTGTCCAGCAAACATTTTACGGTCATCGCCTGATAATGTTTTAAACCCCATAGTATCGGGTGTTATAACGGCAAGGTTTTTGGGGTCAGATATAAAGTCCCAAGCTTCTTGCAGCGATATGGGCAGGTTTTGTTTTTTATGTACAGAATAAAGTTTCATATGTAGTAATTATAATTTGTGAAGTTATACAACAGGCACATAAGAATAACTTTAATTGTAAGATTTTTTGATACATTTAACACTTGTAAAACCTTTAATTATTAATTTCGCATAGTAAATTTATATAACAACAAACAAAATACGGTATGAAAAGATTATTTATTACAGGTGCATTATTACTGGCATTTACAATAGGCTCGGCACAGGTTAAAACACCTCAAGCAAGTCCGAAAGCAGTTATTGAGCAAACAGTAGGGTTAACAGATGTTAAAATTGAATATTCTCGCCCAAGTGCAAAAGGTAGAGCTGTATATGGAGAATTAGTTCCTTTTGGTCGTTTATGGAGAACGGGTGCTAATGCTAATACTACTGTTACTTTTACAGATGATGTTGTTATAGGTGGTAAAACACTACAGGCAGGAAAATATGCATTATATACACAACCTAAAGCAGATAGTTGGGATATTATATTTTATACAGATACTAATAACTGGGGGCTTCCTCAAGAGTGGGATTCTACAAAAGAGGCTGTTCGCGTTACGGTTAAACCTGAATTTTTGACAAGAAGTGTAGAAACCCTTACTATTGGTATGAATAATCTTGATAATAACAATGGTTTTCTTGAAATTGCTTGGGAAAAAACAATGGTTTCTGTAAAGGTAGAAGTTCCTACACAAAAGATGGCAATGAAAAGTATAGAAACAGTAATGGCAGGACCTTCGGCTAGTGATTTGTTTTCAGCTGCTCAATACTATTACCAGTCTAATACTAATCTAGATAAGGCTTTATCTTGGATGAACCAATCTATCGAGAAAACTCCAGAAGGAAAAGATGTACCATTTTACTATTTAAGACAAAAAGCGCTTATACAAGCTAAATTAGGTGATAAAAAAGGAGCTGTAGAAACAGCAAAACAATCGCTTGCTGCTGCTGAAAAAGCTAATAACGCTGATTATGTAAAAATGA comes from the Flavobacterium arcticum genome and includes:
- a CDS encoding cryptochrome/photolyase family protein; this translates as MTIFWFRRDLRLEDNKGLYEALTSGDEVLPIFIFDKNILSELPKDDARVTFIHSLLQQLQEKLQHYNSSLAVFYDTPESVFTKLDQENNIKAVYTNHDYEPYALQRDKAIGEQLDQENIAFKTFKDQVVFEKNEVVKDDGTPYVVYTPYMKKWKTHFNEEALQEYNTESEATKFVKHSYPFLSLTDIGFKEANIKPAPYTVSDKLISNYEDTRNFPALEGTSNISPYLRFGAVSIREVMKKALQSDNSVFMNELIWREFFMQILWHYPNTVTKSFRPKYDNIKWRNNEKEFKAWCEGKTGYPMIDAGMRELNTTGHMHNRVRMVVASFLCKHLLIDWRWGEAYFAQKLFDYEQSSNVGNWQWAAGSGVDAAPYFRIFNPTEQVKKFDKDLKYIKKWVPEFDKIDYRPIVDHKEARERCLKIYKEAVV
- a CDS encoding DUF2911 domain-containing protein; its protein translation is MKRLFITGALLLAFTIGSAQVKTPQASPKAVIEQTVGLTDVKIEYSRPSAKGRAVYGELVPFGRLWRTGANANTTVTFTDDVVIGGKTLQAGKYALYTQPKADSWDIIFYTDTNNWGLPQEWDSTKEAVRVTVKPEFLTRSVETLTIGMNNLDNNNGFLEIAWEKTMVSVKVEVPTQKMAMKSIETVMAGPSASDLFSAAQYYYQSNTNLDKALSWMNQSIEKTPEGKDVPFYYLRQKALIQAKLGDKKGAVETAKQSLAAAEKANNADYVKMNKDSIQEWSKK
- a CDS encoding SRPBCC family protein; protein product: MKLYSVHKKQNLPISLQEAWDFISDPKNLAVITPDTMGFKTLSGDDRKMFAGQIIHYTISPLLGLRMQWVTEITHVKDSDFFVDEQRFGPYKFWHHKHFVKEIPGGVEMEDIVHYKLPMGILGDMMHPIMVKPKLKEIFDYREKKLIELFGEMK